The Megalops cyprinoides isolate fMegCyp1 chromosome 22, fMegCyp1.pri, whole genome shotgun sequence genome contains a region encoding:
- the tmem192 gene encoding transmembrane protein 192 yields MDSKEPPTHINNSSMEITQSLEEDPLVDGPLISPEALDSAIKKEFQKLPTSWAAFLLSFLQVAFVCLSIVLAVFCSILPSNQTQCSHYLQDLKSGPVIVFAKVALWLLLVVFERFVHRHHSGARNRGYLQFYRSMRNLKSLPVFIHSAGNAAVLIILSAESLLKGVRHLGIGLLLGVLVLELLLAVPCLLIYSVKVRNFNKQRPEPDISQEERSHAYSSHAHVINTETGFRDSSNLEEVVEKQADLIEYLKQHNTLLSKRILSLTSQQIRD; encoded by the exons ATGGATTCAAAAGAACCGCCGACACATATA AATAACTCCTCTATGGAAATAACTCAGAGTTTGGAAGAAGACCCCTTGGTTGACGGGCCTCTTATATCGCCTGAAGCCCTGGACTCTGCCATAAAGAAAGAATTTCAGAAGTTGCCAACCTCCTGGGCAGCGTTTTTACTGTCCTTCCTCCAA GTTGCCTTCGTCTGCCTCTCCATTGTCCTGGCCGTGTTTTGTTCCATACTGCCGAGCAACCAAACCCAGTGCAGTCATTACCTGCAGGACCTCAAGAGCGGGCCGGTGATAGTGTTTGCCAAAGTTGCCCTGTGGCTCCTGCTCGTGGTGTTTGAGCGATTCGTCCACCGTCACCACAGCGGCGCGCGGAACAGGGGATACCTTCAGTTTTACCGATCCATGAGGAACCTGAAGAGCCTGCCAGTGTTCATTCATTCCGCTG GCAACGCGGCCGTGCTGATCATCCTGTCTGCGGAGTCGCTGCTGAAGGGCGTCAGGCACCTGGGCATCGGCCTGCTCCTGGGGGTGCTGGTGCTGGAGCTTCTGCTCGCTGTCCCCTGCCTGCTCATCTACTCAG TGAAAGTCAGAAACTTCAACAAGCAAAGGCCAGAGCCGGACATCAGCCAAGAGGAGCGGTCCCACGCCTACTCCAGCCACGCCCATGTCATCAACACAGAGACTGGATTCAG GGACAGCTCAAATTTGGAAGAGGTCGTGGAAAAGCAAGCAGATTTGATTGAGTACTTAAAGCAGCACAACACTTTGCTGAGCAAAAGGATCCTGTCTCTGACATCCCAGCAGATCCGGGACTAA
- the apela gene encoding apelin receptor early endogenous ligand: MRLQNLLYIFLLIIMSLLLVKGQRPDFLSLRRKYHRHHCLHRRCMPLHSRVPFP; this comes from the exons ATGAGATTACAGAACCTCCTCTACATCTTTCTGCTCATCATAATGAGCCTCCTACTGGTCAAGGGGCAGAGGCCAG ACTTCCTGAGCCTGAGGAGAAAGTACCACAGACACCACTGCCTGCATAGGAGATGCATGCCTCTGCACTCCCGAGTGCCGTTCCCCTGA